From a region of the Paenibacillus segetis genome:
- a CDS encoding carbohydrate ABC transporter permease: MSNKKGRWVIEALGLLLSLVVIIPFYMILVNSFKNKEDAALVNLHAPTQWQAISNYITMFQEGGVWTAFKNSILLTVPSVLVIILLCAMTAFVLQRRKHKASSLMSSLIVLGLFVPGQIIPTYFICQYLHVSSFLAAALVLIAANIPMGVFLYMGFCKSIPTEIDESAILDGCSPLRLFFQIIYPLLQPITVTLFIITFMAIWNDFGTTIYFLNNTKNFTLTLTIFNFFGVHSSDWNLVFANVIIVSLPVIIVYFLAQKQIISGMTAGAVKG; the protein is encoded by the coding sequence ATGTCCAACAAGAAGGGGCGCTGGGTTATAGAGGCGCTAGGGCTATTGCTTAGTCTTGTAGTTATCATTCCTTTCTATATGATCCTTGTGAATTCTTTTAAAAACAAAGAGGATGCTGCTCTTGTTAACTTACATGCTCCCACTCAATGGCAAGCGATCTCAAACTATATAACGATGTTCCAAGAGGGCGGCGTGTGGACGGCGTTTAAGAATAGTATTTTACTCACCGTTCCGAGTGTCCTTGTGATCATATTGCTATGTGCTATGACCGCGTTTGTACTACAACGCCGCAAGCACAAGGCATCGTCTCTGATGTCTTCACTTATTGTATTGGGACTTTTTGTCCCTGGGCAGATCATTCCTACTTATTTCATCTGTCAGTATCTCCATGTCTCCTCGTTTCTTGCAGCCGCGCTCGTCTTGATTGCTGCCAATATTCCTATGGGCGTGTTCCTTTATATGGGCTTTTGCAAGAGTATCCCAACTGAAATAGATGAATCCGCCATTCTCGACGGGTGTAGTCCATTGAGGCTATTCTTTCAAATCATCTATCCGTTGCTACAGCCTATTACTGTAACGTTATTTATCATTACATTCATGGCCATTTGGAATGATTTTGGAACAACGATCTATTTTCTGAACAACACAAAAAATTTCACGTTAACGCTAACCATCTTTAACTTCTTCGGCGTACATAGTTCGGATTGGAACCTTGTGTTCGCCAATGTAATTATCGTGTCGCTTCCCGTTATTATCGTGTATTTTCTTGCCCAGAAGCAGATTATTTCTGGTATGACAGCTGGGGCGGTGAAAGGATGA
- a CDS encoding ABC transporter substrate-binding protein, producing the protein MKFKKVLIATVASVMAMSLAGCGEKENGASKSTDNSPGAANDVKTVTLLTFTEWYKDGWKALESYINNNAQELGFKLDIQKIAGGSQGEDVVKARFATGDLPDIIQTYGAKWIDTQVNGLDKIVDMGSLSSEAEYDAATLEEGGYRYDGKLYGMPMDTTNLLGVFYNKKVFEEAGITELPQNWEQFIAVSDKIKATGKTPLYYSGKDAWTLQCFTHFGFNKEVFDSGKSYSEFWQDMNTNKRHYAENKQFANAIAKSKEMIELGYVNETYLSDTYDMAQTALAQGEAGMYINATWVIDEISSKYPDAVQDIGAFALPLYDASENYTDSSLPSSLSITTSAKDIEATKKAIDFISSAKAQQIYAEAQPGIYLNKNVNVTLSPGHQDLLNLMKEGKSMALWQGSGNNYGYGSYDKFLQDYYVSSKSVDEVLKAMDEETAKNAMAAKDSNWK; encoded by the coding sequence ATGAAATTTAAAAAAGTACTTATTGCAACGGTAGCATCTGTCATGGCTATGTCCTTGGCTGGTTGCGGAGAGAAAGAGAATGGAGCATCCAAGTCAACCGATAACAGTCCTGGTGCAGCAAATGATGTAAAAACAGTTACGCTACTAACATTTACAGAATGGTATAAAGATGGCTGGAAAGCACTTGAAAGCTACATAAACAATAACGCTCAGGAGCTTGGCTTCAAATTAGATATTCAAAAAATCGCGGGGGGATCGCAAGGCGAGGATGTTGTTAAAGCACGGTTTGCCACAGGAGATCTACCGGACATTATTCAAACCTATGGTGCAAAGTGGATTGACACCCAGGTAAACGGATTAGATAAAATCGTGGATATGGGATCACTTTCTAGCGAAGCCGAATATGACGCCGCTACGCTTGAAGAAGGCGGTTACCGCTACGATGGCAAATTGTACGGAATGCCTATGGACACTACTAATCTCTTAGGTGTGTTTTATAACAAAAAGGTATTTGAAGAAGCCGGAATCACGGAACTACCTCAAAACTGGGAACAGTTTATCGCCGTATCTGACAAGATAAAAGCAACGGGTAAAACACCACTTTACTACTCTGGTAAAGATGCCTGGACGCTGCAATGCTTCACTCACTTTGGATTTAACAAAGAAGTATTCGATAGTGGGAAATCATATAGCGAGTTCTGGCAAGACATGAACACGAACAAACGTCATTATGCAGAGAACAAGCAATTTGCTAATGCCATTGCCAAGTCCAAAGAAATGATTGAACTAGGTTATGTTAACGAAACCTACCTCTCTGACACCTATGACATGGCTCAGACTGCATTGGCACAAGGCGAAGCTGGCATGTATATAAACGCAACTTGGGTCATTGATGAAATTTCAAGTAAGTATCCAGATGCGGTGCAGGATATCGGAGCGTTTGCATTGCCTCTGTATGATGCAAGTGAGAATTACACCGACTCTTCATTGCCTAGCTCCCTTAGCATTACGACCAGCGCAAAAGATATTGAAGCGACAAAGAAAGCCATCGATTTTATTAGTTCTGCCAAAGCACAACAGATTTACGCTGAAGCCCAGCCAGGAATTTATCTTAATAAAAATGTGAATGTGACGCTTTCGCCAGGACATCAAGATCTTTTAAATCTGATGAAAGAAGGCAAGAGCATGGCATTGTGGCAAGGATCAGGAAATAACTACGGCTATGGCTCTTACGATAAGTTCCTACAAGATTATTATGTTAGCTCCAAATCCGTAGATGAAGTGCTCAAAGCGATGGACGAAGAAACCGCAAAGAACGCAATGGCTGCCAAAGATTCAAACTGGAAATAA
- a CDS encoding glycosyl hydrolase family 28 protein, whose product METTFRIFEAPSQIKPVQNRLDFMRRGADAYGGYCDSLALSLDWNVTVQEQLVLVYAVPVTSGGPHSFCTIELLDEDASLDLCITFQGTLHSATILPQEKCVSSRVVGNQIHCTVVGACHLLVEVNGRIHTPLSIFVRPPEKNIPDVTSPNVLYFAPGLHEVSYLELNDHQTVYIAGGAVLKAVPPQEDEEPVLASDWAGKPNYKDFIFANGKRGIRILGRGIIDTSALDWHARRTMCFTDCEDIIVDGPIMVGASHWTVEAFHCKNVLFEQLALFGYRENSDGIDIVSSQHVRVRHCFVRTGDDAICVKAMLPPPNLGGDDILVEYCEVWNDKVRGLGIAGESKSDIRNVTFRHCTVFHSLARWAYELGSLCIALCDSGTVSDILFENITIHQEDSSSINCILMRDRWSTDNDAGQIRGVRFKNITIPANAPIRLWGYDAKHRVEDVLLEHICASDGVVHTEDTLWLETNPYVSHIHIKK is encoded by the coding sequence ATGGAAACAACATTTCGTATTTTCGAAGCACCTTCGCAGATCAAACCCGTACAGAATCGGCTTGATTTTATGAGACGTGGCGCCGACGCTTATGGTGGCTATTGTGATAGCCTAGCCCTTTCTCTAGATTGGAACGTAACCGTGCAGGAACAGTTGGTCCTTGTATATGCTGTGCCAGTGACTTCAGGAGGACCCCATAGCTTTTGTACTATTGAGTTGCTAGACGAAGATGCTTCGCTAGATTTATGCATAACTTTTCAGGGGACGCTGCATTCGGCTACGATTTTACCGCAAGAAAAATGTGTTTCATCCCGTGTTGTGGGAAATCAGATTCATTGTACCGTAGTAGGCGCATGTCATTTACTTGTGGAAGTGAACGGACGTATTCATACACCCCTTTCTATTTTTGTTAGGCCGCCGGAGAAGAATATTCCCGATGTTACATCGCCTAATGTGCTTTATTTTGCGCCGGGTTTACACGAGGTTAGTTATTTGGAGCTTAATGATCATCAGACGGTATACATCGCTGGAGGTGCCGTGTTAAAGGCAGTACCTCCTCAGGAAGATGAGGAACCTGTACTCGCTTCAGACTGGGCAGGTAAGCCGAATTACAAAGACTTTATCTTTGCTAATGGTAAGCGAGGTATACGTATTCTCGGGCGCGGAATTATCGATACTTCAGCTCTAGATTGGCACGCACGTCGCACGATGTGCTTCACGGATTGTGAAGACATTATCGTAGATGGTCCGATCATGGTAGGCGCGTCACATTGGACGGTAGAAGCATTTCATTGTAAAAATGTGTTGTTTGAGCAGCTTGCTTTGTTTGGTTACCGTGAGAATAGCGATGGTATTGATATCGTCAGCTCGCAACATGTGCGCGTTCGCCATTGCTTTGTGCGTACAGGTGATGATGCTATTTGCGTAAAGGCAATGCTACCCCCTCCTAATCTTGGCGGAGATGATATTCTTGTAGAATATTGCGAGGTTTGGAATGACAAAGTACGTGGACTAGGTATCGCGGGAGAATCGAAAAGCGATATTCGCAATGTGACATTCCGCCATTGTACGGTATTTCATAGCTTGGCTCGCTGGGCGTATGAGCTAGGTTCACTGTGTATTGCACTATGTGACAGTGGTACGGTGTCAGATATTCTATTTGAAAACATAACCATCCATCAAGAAGATTCTAGTTCGATTAATTGCATACTGATGCGCGACCGCTGGTCTACCGACAACGATGCAGGTCAAATTAGAGGTGTTCGATTCAAAAATATCACGATTCCAGCCAATGCACCGATTCGGCTCTGGGGCTATGATGCGAAACATAGGGTGGAGGATGTATTACTTGAACATATTTGTGCAAGTGATGGCGTCGTTCACACGGAGGATACACTGTGGCTTGAAACAAACCCTTATGTAAGTCATATACACATTAAAAAATGA
- a CDS encoding carbohydrate ABC transporter permease, which translates to MPKQLKNIYAYWLVIPCFLIYGLFFLLPSVMGLGISFLNIRSFNFSSASFAGLQNYINVFTDSYLNIAIKNSFIFAIVTTVLKVVLGMILAVFLNTKLKTTNLLRTVFFLPAVLSSVAVGLIFTAMMHPTRGIINVFLNTIGLDVLAQNWLTNPHIAIFSVAFIEVWKWTGFTMVILLAGLQTIPESYYEAAEIDGATAWMKFKFVTFPLIMPAFTNALVVNLIGGLKAFDIVQSVTQGGPGSATEVFGTLVYKSFGSGRYGEGTAASIILCVVVLLVVLPVYKFLSNKEVEM; encoded by the coding sequence ATGCCGAAACAACTCAAGAACATCTATGCATACTGGTTGGTGATCCCATGTTTCCTTATCTATGGCCTGTTCTTTTTATTACCTTCCGTAATGGGATTAGGAATTTCATTCCTTAATATACGTAGCTTTAACTTCTCCTCAGCCTCTTTTGCGGGGTTGCAAAATTATATTAATGTGTTTACAGACAGCTACCTAAATATTGCAATTAAAAATTCATTTATATTTGCCATTGTTACCACGGTACTGAAAGTGGTACTTGGTATGATACTGGCGGTGTTTTTAAATACCAAACTGAAGACAACCAATTTACTTCGTACGGTATTTTTCTTGCCTGCTGTACTCAGTAGCGTTGCAGTGGGACTTATATTTACAGCAATGATGCACCCAACACGCGGCATTATTAATGTTTTCCTAAATACGATTGGGCTGGATGTATTGGCGCAAAATTGGTTGACCAATCCGCATATCGCTATTTTCTCTGTTGCATTTATTGAAGTATGGAAGTGGACCGGATTTACCATGGTGATCTTACTTGCAGGACTGCAGACCATTCCAGAAAGTTATTACGAGGCAGCGGAGATCGATGGTGCAACGGCATGGATGAAATTTAAATTTGTGACTTTTCCGCTTATTATGCCGGCATTTACGAATGCTCTTGTGGTTAACCTCATTGGCGGGCTTAAAGCGTTCGATATCGTACAATCTGTTACTCAAGGTGGTCCCGGTTCTGCAACTGAAGTATTCGGTACGCTCGTATACAAATCGTTTGGTAGCGGCCGCTACGGTGAGGGTACTGCAGCAAGTATTATCTTGTGCGTGGTCGTACTTCTGGTTGTGTTACCCGTGTACAAGTTCTTGTCCAACAAGGAGGTGGAAATGTGA